In Thermococcus profundus, the genomic stretch AGCTCGCGGAGGTGGTTCACCTTCTCCTCGATGTCGACTTCCCTCGGCTTGACCTTCATTCCGCTCTCAACGAAGTCCTCGACAGGCTTTATCTCTGCCAGCTCTATCTTCTCCTTCTTCGTCTGTGCTGCGGCTTTAGCTAACTTGTAAGCCTCTTCAATCTTCTTCTCGAGGTCGGTCAAATCGCTGGTTGAAGCGAACCCCCACGCTCCATCAGCTAGAACCCTAATCGCCAGCCCACGGTGGAGCTTTCCGGTAAAGCTCGTAAAAACACCGTCCTTGAGACCGAGCGTTGTCTTCTTCAGATCCTCATAGCGGAGCTCTATGTACTCCGCCTTTAGATTGTCCTCAGCCCATCGAAGGGCCTTTTCAAGTGCCTCCATGGTCATCACCGTTGATGTTTGTCCAAGGTATGTTCTCCCCAGGATATAAAAGTCTTTTGAGGGCTTCGATGTGAGTCGAAATGGAAAGCTTTTCAACCTCAAACGAAATTTTAGGTTGGTGATGGAATGAAAGCCGAAATCAAAAACCTCATCGACCGCGGAACATACCGAAAACTCCCGCTCTTCGATGGGGAACTGCCGGAGGGGAGCTACGCCCAGATAGTAGAGGTCAAACCGGGGCAGACGGTTAAGAAGCACTACCACGAGCGCCAGTACGAGCTGTTCTACATTATCAGCGGCGAGGCAAAGCTTGGAATAGGGGATACCGAATACCTGGCAAGGCCTGGAGACATTTTCCTCGTCAAGCCGAAGACCGTTCACTGGGTCGTCAACGAGAGGGACGAGCCGTTCAGGCTCTTCGTCGTCAAGCTGAACTACTACGGCGACGACTCGGTATGGCTGGAGGAGTGACGTAAGCTGGTGGGATCATGAAAGAGCGTGTTATTGGCATTCTGGGCGGGATGGGACCTTTAGCGACGGCCGACCTTTTCAGGCGGATAGTCGAGAAAACGCCCGCGAAGCGCGACCAGGACCATCCGAGGATAATCATCTACGACAACCCAAAGATACCGGACAGGACTGCCTTCATCCTTGGAAAAGGCAAGGATCCGAGGCCGGAACTCATAGCCAGCGCCAGAAAACTCGAAAGCTGGGGCGCGGACTTCATAATAATGCCCTGCAACACGGCGCACTTCTTCGCGGAGACAATCCAGAGGGCGATAGGGGTTCCGCTCGTCAGCATGATAGAGGAGACGGCGAAAACCGTCAAGGGGATGGGACTGAGAAAAGTCGGTCTGCTCGCCACCGACGGAACCATAAAGGGCCTCGTCTACCACAGGGCGCTCCTGAAACACGGCGTCCAGATAGCGGTACCCAACAGGAAAGATCAGGGACTCGTTATGAAGGCCATCTACGATGGGGTGAAAGCTGGGGACATCGAGACGGGCAGGAGACTGCTTCTGGAAGTGGCGAAGAGGCTGGAAAAGCGCTCCGACGGCATCATAGCCGGCTGCACTGAGGTGAGCGTGGCGTTAAGGCCGGGGGATTTAAGGGTCCCCCTCATCGACCCGATGGACGTGATAGCAGAAAAAGCAGTAAAGCTGGCCCTTGGCCTTGAGGACTTCTAAATCCACCCCTTTCTCCTGAAGTACACCAGCATGCCGAGGGCGATGCCAAGCATTAGGAGCAAAACCACCGGGTAGCCGTAGCGCCACTGAAGCTCGGGCATGTGCCGGAAGTTCATTCCGTAGAGGCCGGTTATGAAGGTCAGGGGGATGAATATCGTCGAGACAACAGTAAGGATCCTCATGACCTCGTTGGTCCGCATCGAGATTGTGGAGTAGTAGAACTCAACGAGGCTGTCCGCGAGCTCTTTCTGGGTTTCGATGATACCGAGAATATCACGCACGTGGTCGTGGAGTTCCTCAAACTGCTTTGCTGTTTCATCCCCAAAGAAGCTCGCTCCCTCCATCCTGAGCCGTCTGAAGAACTCTAGGAGGGGAAAAACTGTGCGCCTCATGAAAAGGACCTCGCGTCTCATGTGGTGGATCTTTTTAAGGATCACCTGGTCGGGTTTCCTGAGGATCAGGGATTCGGTTTTCTCCATCTCGGCGCTTATGCGCTCCAATATTGGGACATAGTTTTCTACTATGGCTTCCAGGAGCGCAAAGAGGAGGTAGTCGGCGCCGCGCTTTCTAATGAGTCCCTCCCCCTCGCGGATCCTCTCGCGAACTCTGTTGAACACGTCCCCCTTTACCTCCTGAATCGTTACAAGGACGTTGCCCCTAAGGATGAGACCGATCTTCTCCCTCTTCAGACCTCCCTCCACCTCGTAAACCTGGTGGAGAAGAAGAAAGAGGTGATCGTCGAAGAACATGGCCCTGACCTCTGGGGCCTTTCTCCTCATGGCCCGCACGATGGTTTCATTGAGTTTGAAGTACTCCCCTATGGACTCTATCTCCTCGAGGCCGGTTACGTTTACCCAGACCACAGGATAATCGAGGTACCTTTCGAGCTCCTCCAGCGATCCAAGCTTCCTGCTCATGAAGTCCTCATTGGAGTACGCTATCAGGGTTATCCCCGGCTCGGCCATTATTCTCCTCTCCTTCTGAGGAGGAGCGGTACGATAGCTAGTCCAATGAGAGCGGCAGGACCGCAGATTCCCCCACCACCCTTCTTGCTGGAAGTAGTGGTGGTCGTTGTCGTAGTCGGCCCAGAAGTCGTCGTGGTATCCTCGCCGAGCGGGGCGGTAGTCGAGATAATGCCAGTTGTCGTCGTGGTCGCGGTTGAGGAAGTGGTCGTTGTCGTTTGAGCCTGGGAGCATGCGTTCAGGATCTCCTCGTTAAGGTTCTTGGTATTGAGTTTCGCCGCCCTGGCCACCACGCTAACACTCGGGGGGTTGCTTACCGCGGCCCCCTCCGCAACGGATATGTTAGCGTCCATCACCTTGAACGGGGGCCTCCTGAATGCCAGGGAACAACCGCTTCCCAGATCATCGAGGCTCACGTCTCTCAGGATCCCGATTAGGGGATAGTTTTTCACCAGGTTTCCGAGCTGGTTTGCCTTTCCGTCCACTCCTCCAGCCAGAACGAGTTCACCGTTGGGACCGCTCGTCAGGGCCCTTATCCAGTCCATCCCTGCCCCTCCGAACGTGATCCACCTCTTAACGTCTCCCCACGTGTCCATAACCACCAGCCAGGCCTGGGCTTCCCCGGTTGAATACGATATGCCCCCGAGAACGAGATCCCCCGAGGGCAGGAGGGTGACGGCGTTTGCCCATTCCTCCATTGGACTGCCCACAGCTTTGGCCCACTTAACCCTGCCCGAGAGATCTGTTCTGACGACTAGGAGGTCAACCGCCCCGGAGCCGAAGGACGAGGTGTAGCCGACCAAGGTCACCCCAGCTCCGTCCAGCTCGGCGTCGTAGAGCTTTTCAGTGCCGTTTCCGCCGTATGTCCTCTGCCATACCACCTTTCCATCGGGCGTTATCTGTGCAAGCCAGAAGTCTGGAGAGCCAGTTTTAGGGGAGTTTTTTATCCCCGCGATGAATATCTGACCCCCCGGAAGGGCCATTATCTTCACCGGTAAGGCGGTTTCGTTGGGCGTCAGCAGGTATGCCCCTCTAACGTTTCCATCCTGATCCAGGGACAGAAGTGTGGGAATCCCAGACGTCGAGGAAACGGCCAGGAAGCCATTTGAATACGGGACGATCGAATAGACCATGTCAACGTTGTACACCTTACTCCAGAGGGCGCTTCCGTCAGACCCTACCCGGAACACCCATCCGCCCCCAAGGGAGGTGCTTCCACCTGTGACCACGGAGCTCCCATCGGGCAGGGCCTTAAGGGAGTAGAGGATGTCCCTCCCGCTTCCACCGTAGGCCTTTGCCCATCTAAGGGTCCCGTTGGGAGTGAGGGCCATTAGAAACGCGTCGAAGTCCCCAAGACCGGTTCCGTTTGAGATCCCTCCGATTATTACACTCCCCCCGGAAGAATCGGCCGCTATTGGTGATGTGAGGCCGGGCATCTTCACTTCGATGAAGGAAGCCCCCGAGAACCCGGTGAACAGAAGCAGGATCATGACCGAACCTATGAGAGCAATCCTCCCCTTCAAAAGACACACCTCCAGGGGAAGAGAGGCAAGGGAAATAAAAAGTTTGCTGAATTTACCAAAAATGGAAGAACGGGAAAAACTCACTCCTTTCTTCTGAGGAGGAGCGGCATGATAGCTAGTCCAATGAGAGCGGCAGGACCGCAGATTCCCCCACCACCCTTCTTGCTGGAAGTAGTGGTAGTCGTTGTCGTAGTTGGCTTGGAAGTCGTCGTGGTCTTACCCGGGGAAGTCGTGGTTGTCGTGCTGGTTGTTGTGATTGTCGTCGTTGTCGTGGTGGTCGTCGTGCTTTCAAGCGGGACCAGCTCCACGTTGAAGGTCAGCTCCTTGTTCTCGAGGATGGAGACGTTGAAGGACTCCTCCCTGTATCCGTCCATCTTCACGGTAACCTCATGGGTTCCAACTGGCAGCCTGTACTCTTCGATGGGTGTCTTGCCGACTTCCTTACCGTCGATGAGAACAGTGGCGCCGCTTGGATTGGACGTCACCGTGAGCATTCCAGTTTTCGGGGTCAAGGTTATGGGGATGGACAGCGATCCGGGCGTTATTGAAACGTTGAACTCTTCGGTCATGTATCCGGAGAGCTGGAGCTTAACGACGTGGAGCCCAAGCGGGAGGGCGAGGTTCTCTACCGGAGTCTTTCCGACGTTGAAGCCGTCGATGATGACATTGGCCCCGCTGGGTTCGCTAGTTATGGTGAGGTAGCCCGTCTGAACCAGGGGGACCAGCCTAACAACGGCCAGGCTCTTTGAGCTGACGTTGTAGCTTTTGAGCTGTTCTTCCTGACTCTCTATAAACCAGTCCGGAACGAGGAGATCCATGACGCGCGGGGCAACGCCGGCTTCAACGGCGGCGGGGTCGGCGCCGCCAATTACCCACTGATCCGCGTTAGCACCCACATCTCTCCACTGGTCAACACCAAAGCCGTCCTGACTGCCGACCAGAACCGCGATCCTCGGGAACTTCGGTCCCTCCACCTTCAGGTCTCCGATGTACTTGGCGGGCACGGTAACGCTTACAGTGTTGCTCTCCCCGTCGGTGAAGGTCTGGAGATCCTCGATGACCGTTCCGTTCGGGAGGAAGAGGTCGGATCCCCATCCAGTTATCCTCAGGGAAACGTCCCATGGATGATCCGGATCGAGCCTCACGTTCGGCCCGGGTCCTATCGTGGAGGTGTTTCCACCGTCCTTGAAGTCAAAGTAAGCTTCAATTATCTGCAGGCTGAAGCCGTTAGGGGCTCCCCACGGGTTGCCGCCGAGGTTCTTGAAGTGGAAGCTGAAAACGTAATCGTTCCCGGCCCTCTCAACGTCAAGCCCGGTTATGTCGAAGAGGCCGCTCCCGTTGAAGGCCAAGTCAGTTGGATAAGTGTAGGTGCCGGGTCCGTTGTCGTCACCAACCGGGTCGCTCAAGCTGAAGAGCCTTTCAGGGGCACCCTTGGCCGCTACAAACGCCGCCCAGTGGATAACGTTGCTGACGAACTGAGGACCGTCAAGCTTGGTTCCCCACGCGAGCGGGCTCCATATGGGTTCATAATCGCCGTATGGACTCTCGCCGCTCACGATGAGAACGCTCCTCTTCCCGCTGTCGAGCTGGACTATCTGCGCGGCCATGAGGGTGAAGACGCCGGTATCGTCGGCTGTGTAGGCGTTTGCTGGCTGGTCGTTGTTCTCGACAATGGTGCCGTTCTCGCTGGTGACCACGATCCGGTATGTATTCTCGGGCATGCTCCCATCCGTTAAGGGGTGCCAGGTGCCGTTGGCGTCAACCCACGCCAGGGGGCCCGGACCGTGGAAGAGAACTTTTCCCCCGTAAACGAAGTTCTGTGTCAGAAGGCCCTTAAACGGGATTCCATCATCCGGGGAGACATAGGCAACGAGGCTGAATGGTTTCCCCGTGTTGCTAACGGGATCGTCAACGGAGCAGAGGTCAACGCGAAGACTGCTTATCTCCCGAAGAAGAGCGTTTACTGCACTCTGAGTCCTGTTTCCCGAGCCGAAATCACTGTCGCCCGCCACCCAGAGAACCTTTCCTCCCTCCAGGAACCACTCCTTAATGGCCTGGATTTCATCCTGGGTGAGGGGCTCCCTTGGCTGCCCCAGTATCAGGATATCGACGTTCTCAAGGCCCTCCTGAGTTATTGAATCCCCGAGGTTCTGGATCTTGTCAGCGGGGAGCAGGCTGGGGTCTCCGAAATACGCCCACTTGACGTCCCCAATAGCGTCGACGATTGAAGGGGCCACTATACGGCTCTTATTCTCCCGATCCAGGACTGGGTCCACTAGGTACCTTGTATTTTCCCCGTGAGAGAGATCAACGGCCACAGTGGTAGCACTGACCATCGCACTTCCAAAGACCCCAAAGAGAACGAACAAGGATATGAGTAGGGCAAACCGCCTCATGTTATCACCTGAGTAGTTTATCCGCGAAAAGTTATAAATCTTGCCAACTGGGGCAGTGAAAAGGGGAAATGTCCCAACTTGGGAAGCGCCTTCCCTCAACCCAGCTCGGAAAGGAGGTTATGAAAATCAACATTCGCCGTCATGTCGATGTTTATGGGGGTGATGCTGATCTTTCTCTCCATCTTGAGCGCATACGCATCCGTCCCCGGCTCGAATTCAGTGGTTCTCCTTCCCACTATCCAGTAGTAGGGGTGTCCTCTGGGATCGATCCGCTCCTCCACCGTCGGGCAGTAGCGCTTTCTGGCAAGTCTCGTTATGGCGATGGGCGTTTCCGGCGTAGCGTCGCTCGGCACGTTCACGTTGAGCATGTCCACCCCCTTGGGAAGTCCCCTCCT encodes the following:
- a CDS encoding cupin domain-containing protein, encoding MKAEIKNLIDRGTYRKLPLFDGELPEGSYAQIVEVKPGQTVKKHYHERQYELFYIISGEAKLGIGDTEYLARPGDIFLVKPKTVHWVVNERDEPFRLFVVKLNYYGDDSVWLEE
- a CDS encoding cysteate racemase; protein product: MKERVIGILGGMGPLATADLFRRIVEKTPAKRDQDHPRIIIYDNPKIPDRTAFILGKGKDPRPELIASARKLESWGADFIIMPCNTAHFFAETIQRAIGVPLVSMIEETAKTVKGMGLRKVGLLATDGTIKGLVYHRALLKHGVQIAVPNRKDQGLVMKAIYDGVKAGDIETGRRLLLEVAKRLEKRSDGIIAGCTEVSVALRPGDLRVPLIDPMDVIAEKAVKLALGLEDF
- the corA gene encoding magnesium/cobalt transporter CorA, yielding MAEPGITLIAYSNEDFMSRKLGSLEELERYLDYPVVWVNVTGLEEIESIGEYFKLNETIVRAMRRKAPEVRAMFFDDHLFLLLHQVYEVEGGLKREKIGLILRGNVLVTIQEVKGDVFNRVRERIREGEGLIRKRGADYLLFALLEAIVENYVPILERISAEMEKTESLILRKPDQVILKKIHHMRREVLFMRRTVFPLLEFFRRLRMEGASFFGDETAKQFEELHDHVRDILGIIETQKELADSLVEFYYSTISMRTNEVMRILTVVSTIFIPLTFITGLYGMNFRHMPELQWRYGYPVVLLLMLGIALGMLVYFRRKGWI
- a CDS encoding CGP-CTERM sorting domain-containing protein, with the translated sequence MKGRIALIGSVMILLLFTGFSGASFIEVKMPGLTSPIAADSSGGSVIIGGISNGTGLGDFDAFLMALTPNGTLRWAKAYGGSGRDILYSLKALPDGSSVVTGGSTSLGGGWVFRVGSDGSALWSKVYNVDMVYSIVPYSNGFLAVSSTSGIPTLLSLDQDGNVRGAYLLTPNETALPVKIMALPGGQIFIAGIKNSPKTGSPDFWLAQITPDGKVVWQRTYGGNGTEKLYDAELDGAGVTLVGYTSSFGSGAVDLLVVRTDLSGRVKWAKAVGSPMEEWANAVTLLPSGDLVLGGISYSTGEAQAWLVVMDTWGDVKRWITFGGAGMDWIRALTSGPNGELVLAGGVDGKANQLGNLVKNYPLIGILRDVSLDDLGSGCSLAFRRPPFKVMDANISVAEGAAVSNPPSVSVVARAAKLNTKNLNEEILNACSQAQTTTTTSSTATTTTTGIISTTAPLGEDTTTTSGPTTTTTTTTSSKKGGGGICGPAALIGLAIVPLLLRRRGE
- a CDS encoding glucodextranase DOMON-like domain-containing protein — encoded protein: MRRFALLISLFVLFGVFGSAMVSATTVAVDLSHGENTRYLVDPVLDRENKSRIVAPSIVDAIGDVKWAYFGDPSLLPADKIQNLGDSITQEGLENVDILILGQPREPLTQDEIQAIKEWFLEGGKVLWVAGDSDFGSGNRTQSAVNALLREISSLRVDLCSVDDPVSNTGKPFSLVAYVSPDDGIPFKGLLTQNFVYGGKVLFHGPGPLAWVDANGTWHPLTDGSMPENTYRIVVTSENGTIVENNDQPANAYTADDTGVFTLMAAQIVQLDSGKRSVLIVSGESPYGDYEPIWSPLAWGTKLDGPQFVSNVIHWAAFVAAKGAPERLFSLSDPVGDDNGPGTYTYPTDLAFNGSGLFDITGLDVERAGNDYVFSFHFKNLGGNPWGAPNGFSLQIIEAYFDFKDGGNTSTIGPGPNVRLDPDHPWDVSLRITGWGSDLFLPNGTVIEDLQTFTDGESNTVSVTVPAKYIGDLKVEGPKFPRIAVLVGSQDGFGVDQWRDVGANADQWVIGGADPAAVEAGVAPRVMDLLVPDWFIESQEEQLKSYNVSSKSLAVVRLVPLVQTGYLTITSEPSGANVIIDGFNVGKTPVENLALPLGLHVVKLQLSGYMTEEFNVSITPGSLSIPITLTPKTGMLTVTSNPSGATVLIDGKEVGKTPIEEYRLPVGTHEVTVKMDGYREESFNVSILENKELTFNVELVPLESTTTTTTTTTITTTSTTTTTSPGKTTTTSKPTTTTTTTTSSKKGGGGICGPAALIGLAIMPLLLRRKE